A single region of the Halobellus ruber genome encodes:
- a CDS encoding ABC transporter ATP-binding protein has translation MPSTDDDIAIRTTDLRKTYNSEVAVERLSLAIPTGTVYGFLGPNGAGKTTTMRLLTGLTGPTSGSVRVRGVDVTDRRALASRIGYLPETPPLYEEFSAREQLEYVADLRDVPQDVARDRIDGYLDRFDLRGDADKRIEAYSKGMRQKTAFVQSVLHDPDVLFLDEPTSGLDPRAARAIRRSITAFADRGTTVFLSTHILPVVEAIADAVGVLFDGRLVAEGTPEEVQNRAETGASDSLEDAFLAVTSDHRSDAPHTGE, from the coding sequence ATGCCCTCCACTGACGACGACATCGCCATCCGGACGACCGACCTGCGGAAGACCTACAACTCAGAGGTCGCCGTCGAACGACTCTCGCTCGCGATCCCGACGGGAACCGTCTACGGCTTTCTCGGCCCGAACGGCGCGGGCAAGACGACCACGATGCGACTCCTTACGGGTCTGACAGGGCCCACGAGCGGATCCGTCCGCGTTCGCGGTGTCGACGTGACCGATCGACGTGCGCTCGCGTCACGTATCGGCTACCTTCCCGAAACGCCACCGCTCTACGAGGAGTTTAGCGCACGGGAACAACTGGAGTACGTGGCTGATCTCCGTGACGTCCCGCAGGACGTCGCCCGCGACCGAATCGACGGGTATCTCGATCGGTTCGATCTGCGTGGCGACGCCGACAAACGGATCGAGGCGTACTCAAAGGGGATGCGGCAGAAAACCGCGTTCGTCCAGAGCGTCCTGCACGATCCGGACGTCCTGTTTCTCGACGAGCCCACCTCGGGACTCGACCCACGCGCTGCCCGGGCCATTCGGAGATCCATCACGGCCTTTGCCGATCGGGGGACCACAGTCTTCCTCTCGACTCACATACTGCCAGTCGTCGAAGCTATTGCCGATGCGGTCGGCGTGTTGTTCGACGGGAGGCTCGTCGCGGAGGGAACCCCGGAAGAGGTACAGAACCGGGCGGAGACGGGTGCGAGCGACTCGTTGGAGGACGCGTTCCTCGCAGTCACAAGCGACCACCGAAGCGACGCACCCCACACCGGAGAATGA